The DNA region TCGGCCATGAACTGCACCTGCCCGCCCATCAGGTCGGTGAAGGCCGGCGCACTGCCGCGGTAGGGGATGTGCACCATGAACAGCCCCGTGGCGGTCTTGAACATCTCCGGCACCAGGTGGCTGATGCCGCCATTGCCCGCCGAGCCGAAGTTGACCTGCCCCGGCCGCGCCTTGGCATAGGCGATGAACTCCTGCAGGTTCTGCGCCGGCAGCTTGGGGTTGACCAGCAGCGCCAGCGGCTGCATCGCCGTTCGCGCAATGGGCGTGAAGTCCTTGAGCGTGGCGTAGGGCAGCCGGCTGTACAGCGCCGGATTGATGACCATCACGCCCGTGTTGGCCAGCATCAGCGTGTGGCCGTCGGGCGGTGCCTTCATCACGTCCTGCGCGCCCACCGTGCCGCCCGCGCCGGCCTTGTAGTCCACCACCACCGGCTGGCCCAGCACCGCCTGGAGCTTGTCGGTCAGCAGCCGCGCATGCTGGTCCAGCGGCCCGCCGGCCGGAAAGCCGATGACCACGCGGATGGGTTTGGACGGAAAGCCCTGCTGGGCCAGAGCGGCCACGGAAGTCAGGGTCAAGGCGGCGGCGGCAAGCCAGGTGCGCAAGCGCATGGGAGGTCTCCGAATCGTTGTGATGGAGACGGCAGCTTAGGCGGGCGGAGCAGCGGATGCACGGGGCATTACCCGGGGCCCGGTGCGCTGAGCCAGGCAAGCGCCCCGCCGGGCGGCAGCCCGCGCGACGGCCGGGCTCCGCCGCGGAGCGGCGCCTTCGGCGGCCTCGGTCACCTGCCGTGCTCCGCCAGTTGCGTGATGGCCCGCTGGCTGCCGGCCTCCTGCCTCAGCAAGAACTTCTGGATCTTGCCGGTCGCCGTCTTCGGAAGCGCATGGAAGACCACGCGCTTCGGGCACTTGAAGTGCGCCAGCCGCTCGCGGCAGAACGCGATGAGCGCCTCCTGCGTCGGCGCGCTCACACCGGCCTTGAGTTCGACGTAGGCGCAGGGCACCTCCCCCCAGCGGGCGTCCGGCTGGGCGACCACGGCAGCATGCAGCACGGCGGGATGCGCATGCAGCACATCCTCGACCTCGACCGAGGAGATGTTCTCGCCGCCGGAAATGATGACGTCCTTGGACCGGTCCGTGATCTGGATGGCGCCGCCGTCATGGACCACCGCGACGTCGCCGGTCCGGAACCATCCGTCCGCCAGCGCCTTCCGTGTGGCCGCTTCGTTCTTGAAGTAGCCCATCATCACCGTGTTGCCCCGCAGCATCAGCTCGCCCGTGGTGCAACCGTCCTGCGGGACCGGGGCGAGCGTATCGGCATCGCCCACCATCAGGCCTTCGAACATGGCGGCACGCGCCCCCTGGCGGATGCGGCGCCTGCCCTGCTCGGCCGCGGGCAGATCGTCCCAGCCATCCTGCCAGACGCAGCTCACGGGCGTGCCCGAGACCTCGGTGATGCCAAACACATGCTCCACGTCGAATCCCATATCCAGCACCGACTGCAGGACGGCCAGGGGCGGGGGCGAGCCGGCCGTGAGCACCCGGACGGGGTGCGGCAGCTTCCGGTCCCTGGCAGCGTCGGCCAGCATGGCCATGACGATGGGCGCAGCGCACAGGTGGTCCACGCGCCGGTCCTCGATTTCCGTCCACACCGCGTCGGCGGACACGCGCCGCAGGCAGATGTGCGTGCCCGCGGCGGCGGTGATCGCCCAGGTGAAGCACCAGCCGTTGGCGTGGAACATGGGCAATGTCCACAGATAGCGCGGCGCCCTGGGCAGCGCCCAGTTGGTCACCTGCAGCTGGCTCATGAGGTAGGTGCCGCGGTGGCTGGCCACCACGCCTTTCGGGTCGCCCGTGGTCCCGGAGGTGTAGTTGAGGGCGATGGGCTGCCATTCATCCTGGGGCCAGAGGCCCGGGAACTGCGGGTCGCCGCCGGCAAGCAGGGCCTCGTAGTCGGTGTCGCCGAGGGCCGGCCCTTCGGGGGCCAGATGGTCGGCGATGTCGACCACGGCCGGCGGGTCCTCCAGCATCTTCAGGGCCTTCGTGGCCACGGGCACGAGTTCACGGTCGACCATGAGCAGCCGGCACTCCCCGTGGCGCAGGATGAATGCGATGCCTTCTGCATCAAGCCGGTGGTTGATCGCATTCAGCACCGCCCCCGCCAACGGCACGCCGTAGTGCGCCTCCAGCAGCGCAGGCGTATTCGGAGCGAGCACGGAAACGGTGTCGCCCGGCTGTACGCCCCGCGCCACCAGGGCAGAGGCAAGCCGGTAGCAGCGCTCGCGCATCTGTTGCCAAGTGCGCTGGAGATCGCCATGGACCACGGCGGCACGGTGCGGATGCACCAGTGCGGCGCGGTCCAGGAAACCCAGCGGTGTCAGAGGCACATGGTTGGCCGCGCACCGGTCGAGGCCTTGCGAATAAGAAGCTGCGCTCATCGTTTTGTCTCCTACCGGTCGTGGAAGCTGGTGAATGCGGACACGGGCTCCCGCTCCGTGACGAGGGTGTTCTCGATGCACGACGGATCGGCATACCCCAGGCTCATGCCGCACACGAGCATCCGCCCGTCCGGTATGCCGAGCAGGGCAGCGATCTGCCGGTGGAATTTCAGGAACGCGGCCTGGGGGCAGGTGTGCAGTTGAAGGCTGCGGGCAGCCACCATCACGCTCTGCAGAAACATGCCGTAGTCCAGCAGGCTGCCCTCTTGCAGTTGCCGGTCCACCGTGAAGAACAGCCCGACCGGCGCGTCGAAGAAGCGGTAATTGCGCCCGTGCTGCCGGTGCATGCGCTGCTTGTCGCCCTTGGCAATCCCGAGCAGCCCGTACAGGTCCCAGCCGACCTTGCGGCGCCGCTCCAGGTAGGGCGACACCCATTCGCGGGGGTAGTAGTCGTACGGCTCGTCCAGCGCACCAGCCGATGGATCGTCATCCAGCCGGGCCAGGGCAGCGGAGAGACGCTCCTTCATGGCCCCCGTCACCACATGCACGCGCCAGGGCTGCATGTTCATGCCCGAGGCGCTGTGGCTCGCGGTCTGCAGGATCGATTCGATGTCCTCGCGGGCCACGGGGGTCGGAAGAAACGCCCGGACGCTGCGCCGCGACTTGATCGCCCAAGCCACGGCCTCCTTCAAGGTGTCGGGGTCGAGCCTGCTCGGGGCACTGCGGTCCATCAGCCATTCCTCGTTGTGTACATCCAAAGCACTCATCTCCATTCCTCGAAAGCGCCGTTCTCCCGTGGCGTGCCAGGCCCCCACGGCACCGCCACGGAGAGCGGCGGTCACCTCATTCACCCGCCGGGGCGCGCAGCCTTCCCCCGGGGCCATCAGCCGGCGAGCGCGCGCTCGGCCTTCACCCGCGACGAGTCGGCGCGCGACTGGTTCACCAGCATCACGGCGCAGGCCCCGACCACACCGGCCAGTGCGATCGCCATGAAGTTCTGTTCCATGGGCAGGTTCAGGGACACCAGCCAGCCGATCAGGACGGGCGCGACGATCGCACCGATGCGCCCCACGCCCGACGCGAAGCCGACGCCCGTGGAGCGGGTGGCTGGTGCGTAGAAATCGCCGGCATAGGCGTAGGCCAACAGCTGGGTCCCCAGGGTCGACGCGCCGACGATGAAGACGACGAAGAACAGCAGCTCGGTGGACTTGGTGAACGCGAGCGCAGTGAGCGATAACGCACCGATGACATAGAAGGAAACCAACACGTGCTTGATATTCAGCTTGTCGCTCAGCAGGCCGCCGCCGATGGCACCGAAGATGGCGCCCACGTTGAACACGATGACGAAGTTGAGTGCCGAACCCAAGCTGTAGCCCGCCATCGCCATCAGCTTGGTGAGCCAGGAATTCAGCGCATAGACCATGAACAGGCCCGTCATGAAGGCCATCCAGATCATGACGGTGCTGAAGCCGCGGCCTTCCTCGAAGAGGCTGCGCACCGGCGCGGCCCGGGCCTTGTCCGTCGGCGAGCCGACGAACACGGCCTGGGCGGGCAGCGCGCGCTGCGGTGCCATCTTCTGGGCGATGCGGCGCAGCTCCGCCTGGTTGCCCTGCTTGACCAGGGTGGACAAGGACTCCGGCATCGTCTTGAGGATGAACGGGATCAACAGCACCGGCAGGCCGGCGACGTAGAAGACCCATTGCCAGCCGTGGCTCTCGATCAGCTGCTTGGCCGTCAAGGCGACCAGGATGCCGCCGACCGAGTAGCCGGCGAAGACCATGGTGACCAGCCGCGTGCGGAGTGGGGCCGGCGCGAACTCGCCCATCTGCGCCGTCATGATGGGCAGCACCCCGCCGATCCCCAGCCCGGCGATGAACCGCGTCACGCTGAAGCTGACGGGATCGTTCGTCAGCCCCGCGGCAGCCGTGAACAGGCTGAACAGGGCCACGCACACCGCGGTCATGCGGGGACGGCCGATCCGGTCCGCCAGGGTTCCGAGAAAGATCGCGCCCAGCATGGTGCCGAAGAGCGCCGAGCCGGCCATGATGCCGGCGCTCGTCGCGTCCACGCCCATGTCCTTCATGATCGACGGCAGGGCCGCCCCGACCACGGCCAGGTCATAGCCGTCGATGACCAGAATCAGCACGCACCAGAAAAGCACGAGGCCGTGGAAGCGGTTGAATCGGGATTGCCCAGCCAGGGCGTGTACATCCACCTGTTGCATCTTTGTCTCCTGTCGTTGTGATGTGCCGCTCTGTGTGCGGCTCAGGCGGAGAGTAGGTTCTGAAGGGCCTCATCACCATGCCCAGCCACCCCGGATGCGCTGGGGCGTTTGGACACTGGCCGCAGTAGCGGCCGCGGCGCTCGGGCTATGGCGCGGGACCGCGCGACCGGTAGGCCCCGGGACTGACGCCGGTCCACTTCTTGAACGCCCGGTGGAAGGCGCTGGTTTCCTGGAAGCCGGTTCGGGCGGCGACCTCCGCGACGGTGAGGGCATCCCCGGACAGCAGATCGATGGCGATGTCCCGGCGCAGGTCATCCCGCAGCTTCTGGTAGCTCATGCCCTCCTGCTGCAGGCGGCGCTGGAGCGTGGTGCCGGACACGCACATGTCCTGGGCCAGCGCGTCGAGGTCGGGCCACCCCTCGGGGAACTCGGCGCGGAGCCTCTTGCGGATCTGCGCGCTCACGCTCGCATCGTTGCGGTACTTGACCAGCAGGTTCGCCGGTGCGGCGCGCAGAAAGCCATCCACCGTGTCCTGCGTCTCCACGATCTTCAGCGCCAGAAGCTCTGCCGAGAACGACAGGTAGGTGGACTCGCCGTTGAACACCACGTTGTCGCAGAAGCGCGTCCGGTAATGGCTGTCATCGGCCGGCGCAGGGCAGCGGAACTGCAGGGTGGTGACCGCGATCCTGCGGTGCACCAGCCAACAGGCCAGGCCATGGACCAGGATGAACCAGGTGCCGTAGCCAAACAGCCGGCGCATCACCCCGCCGTCATGCAGGACGATGCGGGCCTCGTCGCCTGACAGGACCAACTCACCCCGGAAGTCATCGAGGGTGGCGTGCAGGAACCGCAGGATGCGGCGAAGGGCGTGCTCCAGGTTGTCGCAGCCCACGGCGGCCCGGGTCATCAGGGCATAGCTTCCGCGGCGCAGCCCGTGGCTGTCGAGTCCGAAGAACTCATCGTCCATCAGGTCTGCCAGGCTGACCCACATGCGGGAGTAGGCGTCCGCGGAAATCCGCGCACGCGGCGATCCGAGCAGGGCCTTGTCCAGATGGGCATGGTCGAGCACCCGGGTGATTTCCAGGTTCCTGTGGATGGCGGAGCCCAGGGCCTCATGAACCAGCTCCATGGACACCGTGCCTTTGATTCCGGCGGACTTCATCGCATCGCTCCAGCGAGTCGGGGTGCCCGGATTCTGGCCGACCGCACCCAACCAATGGCGGCACCACCGGCCGCTGCTCCGCTACACAGCCTCAGGCTGCTCAAGGTGCCCACCCACCGCCGCCGACAGGAACTCCACCGCCGCCCGCACCCGCGCCGTGCGCTGCAGGTCCGGGTGCAGCACCAGCCAGACGTCGTAGTCATGCGCCCGGCGGCGGTCGGGCCACAGGCGGGTGAGGCCTTCGCGTTCGCCCATCCACAGCGGCATCTCGCCGATACCGAGGCCGGCCGCCACCGCCTTGCGCACCAGCAGGCTGGAGGGCAGCGCAGCGGCGATGCGGCCCTGGCGCGCAGGCACCCCGGCCAAGGTGAGGTGCGGCGCGTTCTCCAAGTAGGGGGCATAGGCGACGAGGTGGTGGCCGCGCAGTTCGTCCTCGGGCTGGGGCATGCCGAAGCGCTCCAGGTAGACGGCGCTGGCGAACAGGCCCACGGGCCAGGAGGCCACGCGCCGCACCACCAGATCGGGCGTGTCGGGCCGCACGTTGCGGAAGGCGATATCGGCCTGCCGGCGCGTGAGGCTGAGCAACTGCGTGGACACCTGCAGGTCCACGCGGATCTGCGGCCAGCGCTGCTGTAGCCGTCCGATGGCCGGCAGGAGCAGGTCCACGGCGATCGAGTCGGTGCTGGTCACGCGCACCAGGCCGCCGGGCTCCTCGTCCTGGCCCTCGACCTTGGTGCGCAGGTCCAGCGCCGCGCTCTCCATGCGGCGCGCGGCGGCCAGCGCGGCCTCGCCGGCGGCGGTGAGCAGGTAGCCGTCCCGCGCCCGCAGGAACAGGCGGGCACCCAGCTCGGCCTCCAGCGCGTTCAGCCGCCGCCCGGCAGTGGCCTGGTCGATGCCCAGGCTGCGTGCCGCAGCCCGCAATGAGGGGGCACGGGTGAGGGCGAGAAAGATGCGGGTGTCGTCCCAGTTCATGGCGGTGGCGCGGCGGGAGGCCGGTGGTCAGGGCAGCACGGCAGTGATGCATATTTGCATCACTGTAGAGCGAAATCGCTGCACCATGCATGCATCCGGCGCGCATAAGCTCCTGCCATGCGGCACGCCAAGCCTCCATGAAGGCAGGCGAGTTCCCTCCCACATCACCCTTCACGCTTCACCTTTCATGACCTCCACCCCCATGCAAGCCATCGCCTTCGACGACTTCGGCGGCCCCGACGTACTGCAGCTGCGCGACACCGCCATCCCCGAACTCCGCCCCCACGACCTGCTCGTGCGCAACGCCGCCATCGGCGTGAACCGTGCCGATCTGCTGCACCGCCAGGGCGCCTACGGCCGGGCATCGTTCGGCGATGCGGACACCATGGGCCTGGAGGTCGCCGGCACGGTGGAGGCCGTGGGCGCGCAGGTGCAGGGCTTCGCCGTGGGCGACCGGGTGATGGGCATCGTGGGCGGTGGCGCCTATGCCGAGCTGTCGCGCATCGACTACCGCATGGCCATGCCGGTGCCGGACGGCCTGGGCTTGGTGGAGGCCGGCGCCATCCCCGAAGTGTTCGTGACCGCGCACGAGGCGCTGTTCCACCTGGCGCGCCTGCAGGCCGGCGAATCGGTGCTGGTGCATGCCGCCGGTGGCGGCGTGGGCTCTGCGGCGGTGCAGCTGGCGCGCGCCGCGGGCGCACGGGTGTTCGCCACGGCCAGCGGTTCCAAACACGATGCGGTGAGGGATCTGGGCGCCGACGTGGTGGTGGACCACCGCAGCGAGGACTTCCAGGCCGTGGTGCACGAGGCCACAGGCGGCCGCGGCGTGGACGTGGTCATCGACTTCATCGGCGCGCCCTACCTGGAGCGCAACGTGCGCTCCCTGGCCGAGGGCGGGCGCATGGTCTGCGTGGGACTGCTCGGCGGCAAGCAGGGCACGCTGCCCATGGACGCGGTGCTGTACCGGCACCTGCAGATCTTCGGCACGGTGATGAAGTCGCGCCCGCCCGAGGTCAAGCAGGGCATGGTGCAGCGCTTTGCCGCGCGTTGGCTGCCGGCCCTGGCGGCGGGCTCGCTGCGCCCGGTGATCGACCGGACTTACCCGCTGGCCGATGCGGCCGAGGCGCACCGGCGCATGGAATCGGGCGCCAACGTGGGCAAGATCCTGCTGCTGCCGGCCGCGCGGGAATGACGGGTTGAGAACGGACCGGTCAGCGCCAGCCGCGCAAAAGCACCCACTGCGTAGTGGCGCAGCCCAGCACCAGGGCGGCGTAGGTGAGCATCTTGCCGTCGCGTCCCAGCCACACCAGGCCGGCAGCGATGATGGCGCCGCCTACTACGAAGTTGATAGCTATCTGCGCAAGCGTGCCGCGCGCTGCAGCCCTTTTTCGCATGAAGACCTTGCAGCCCAGCACGAGCAGCACCGCCACCGCCAGGGCGGGCAGAACCAGGTTGAACAGATGGATGGCGGCGGACAAAGGGCCCATGGACATGACGCAGATCAAGGCTTACGCGGGTTGCCCGGCCTTGGAATGCAACAAATTTTATAATGCGTGCCTATGGCAGTCTGGGCCCTCGGCATCAACCACACGACCGCGCCGCTCGATCTGCGCGGTCGTTTTGCGTTCGCGCTCGACCAGATCGCGCCCACGCTGCAGGGCCTGCGCCAGTCGCTGGGCGGCGCCATCCGCCATCCCAGCGTCGAGACGGCCATCATCTCCACCTGCAACCGCACCGAGATCTACTGTGCTGGCCATGAGACGGCGCTGGACCACACGCTGGACTGGCTGGCCCACAGCGGCGGGGTGAGCCCCTCCATGCTGCGCTCGCACTCCTACGCGCTCGAAGACGGCATGGCCGCGCGCCACGCCTTCCGCGTGGCCAGTGGGCTCGATTCCATGGTGCTGGGCGAGGCGCAGATCCTCGGGCAGATGAAGGACGCGGTGCGCGCCGCCGAATCCGCCGGCGCCCTGGGCACCACGCTCAACCAGCTGTTCCAGCGCAGCTTCGCCGTCGCCAAGGAGGTGCGCAGCAGCACCGAGATCGGCGCACACAGCATCAGCATGGCGGCCGCCGGCGTGCGACTGGCCGGCCAGCTCTTTGAAGACCTCTCCGACATCAAGGTGCTGTTCGTCGGCGCGGGCGAGATGATCGAGCTGTGCGCCACGCACTTCGCCGCCAAGAACCCGAAGGCCATCGCCATCGCCAACCGCACGCTGGAGCGCGGCGAGAAGCTGGCCACGCGCTTCGGCGGCGAGGTGATGCGCCTGTCCGACCTGCCCGACCGCCTGCACGAATTCGACGCCGTGGTGAGCTGCACCGCCAGCAGCCTGCCCATCATCGGCCTGGGCGCCGTGGAGCGCGCGCTGAAAAAACGCCGCCACCGCCCCATCTTCATGGTCGACCTGGCCGTGCCGCGCGACATCGAGCCCGAGGTCAAGGACCTGGGCGACGTGTACCTGTACACCGTGGACGACCTGGCCGGCGTGGTGCAGACCGCCCAGGCCAACCGCCAGGCCGCCGTGGCCCAGGCCGAGGCCATCATCGACGCCGGGGTGCAGAGCTTCATGCACTGGATGGACCTGCGCAGCCCGGTGGGCAGCAGCGTGGGCGGCGTCGTGCCGCTGATCCAGCAGCTCAACGCCCAGACCGACGAGTGGCGCGCGCTGGAGATCGCCCGCGCCAAGAAGCTGCTGGCCAAAGGCGAGGACGTGGACGCCGTGCTGGAAGCCCTCTCGCGCGGCTTGGCGCAGAAGATGCTGCACGGCACCCTGGCCGAGCTGCGCGCCGGCGACGCCGAGGCGCGCGCCCAGACGGCGCAGACCGTCTCGCGCCTGTTCCTGCGCTCGCAGGCCAAGAACGGCCTGTAGCGGCGCTCGCCGCCGCCCGCCTGCGCTGCGCGCGGGCCCTCCTCCGAGTTCGAGTCCTTTAGGCCTGTGGCGCTTATCCTTCAAGCGCCATCAGCTACCAAAACGGTAGCAAAACCTTTCACTGCCCCGATGAAACCCTTTCTGAGAAACCAGCTGGAACGCTACGCCCAGCGCCTCGAAGAGCTGGACTTCCTGCTCTCGCGCGAGGACATCATGTCCGACATGGCGCAGTACCGCACCATCTCCAAGGAGCACGCCGAGGTCACGCAGATCGCCGGCCGCTACGCCCGCTACCGCCAGCGTGAGGACGATCTGGCCGGTGCCCGCGAGATGCTGGCCGACCCGGACATGGCCGAGATGGCGCAGGAAGAAATCGCCGCTGCCGAGGCCGAGCTGCCCCGGCTCGAAGACGAGCTGCAGCGCCTGCTTTTACCGAAGGACCCGGACGACGCGCGCAACGCCTTCCTGGAAATCCGCGCCGGCGCGGGCGGCGACGAGTCCGCCCTGTTCGCCGCCGACCTGGCCCGCATGTACACGCGCTACGCTGCCAGCGTGGGCTGGAAGGTCGAGATCCTGAGCGCCAACGAGAACGAGATCGGCGGCTACAAGGAAGTGGTGCTGCGCGTGGAGGCCGACGGTGCCTACGGCGCGCTGCGCTTCGAATCGGGCGGCCACCGCGTGCAGCGCGTGCCCGCCACCGAGACGCAGGGCCGCATCCACACCAGCGCCTGCACCGTGGCCGTGATGCCCGAGCCCGACGAACACCAGGCCATCACGCTGAACCCGGCGGACCTGCGCATCGACACCTTCCGCGCCAGCGGCGCCGGCGGCCAGCACATCAACAAGACCGACTCGGCTGTGCGCGTGGTCCATTTGCCCACGGGCATCGTGGCCGAGTGCCAGGACGGCCGCAGCCAGCACAGCAACAAGGCCAAGGCGCTGCAAGTGCTGCAGGCGCGCATCCAGGAGAAGGAGCGCAGCGAGCGCGCCGCCAAGGAGGCCGCGCTGCGCAAGGGCCTGATCGGCAGCGGCGACCGAAGCGACCGCATCCGCACCTACAACTTCCCGCAGGGGCGGCTCACCGACCACCGCATCAACCTCACGCTGTACAAGCTGCTGGCCGTGATGGAAGGCGACCTGGGCGAGGTGCTGCAGGCCCTGGCCCACGCGCGCGAGGCCGAACTGCTGGAGGAGCTGGAGCAGGTTTGACGTGGCCGCCTCGGCACTCTCAGAGCCCAATCGGCCTTCAGCCCTCACCCGATGAGCGCAAGCAGCAATTTATTTCATAGCATGCCCGTGACCACGCCCTCGCCCGCCTACACCCTCGCCCAGGCGCTCGCCGGCGCCATCGGCCAGGGCCTGCCCCGTATCGATGCGCAGATGCTGCTGCTGCACGTGCTGGGCCGGCCCGGTGGCGACCGGGCCTGGCTGCTCACGCACGACACCGATGCCCTGGCCCCCGAGGCACACGCCCGCTTTACCGCCCTGTGCCAGCGCCGCGCGGCCGGCGAGCCCGTGGCCTACCTCACCGGCACCAAGGAGTTCTACGGCCTGCCCCTGGCCGTGGACGCCCGCGTGCTGGACCCGCGCCCCGACACCGAAACCCTGGTGGACTGGGCGCTTGAAGCCATCGCCCCCCTGCCCACGCCGCGTGTGCTGGACCTGGGCACCGGCAGCGGCGCCATCGCCCTGGCCGTGCAGCACCAGCGGCCCACGGCGCAGGTGACGGCCGTGGATGCCAGCGCCGACGCGCTGCAGGTGGCCCGGGCCAACGGCACGCGGCTGGGTCTGCCGGTGCGCTGGCGCCACGGCCACTGGCTGCAGGGCCTGGAGGACGGCCAAGTGTTCGACGCCATCGTCAGCAACCCGCCCTACATCGCCAGCGGCGACGCCCACCTGGCCGACCTCACCCACGAACCCCTGCAGGCCCTGGCCAGCGGGCCCGACGGGCTGGACGACCTGCGCACCATCGTGGCGCAGGCCCCTGCCCATCTGGCGCCCGGCGGCTGGCTGCTGCTGGAGCACGGCTGGGACCAGGCCGAAGCCGTGCAGGCCCTGCTGCAGGCGGCCGGCTTCACGCAGGTGCACAGCCGCGCCGATCTGGCGGGGCACGCCCGCTGCACCGGCGCGCGCTGGACCGTCCACGCCCCGGGCAACGGCCTTGCCGCTGCCCGGGACACCCCCACGGTGGAATAATCCCGTTCCATCCCCATTTGCCTTCTTGCCGCCCGCTGCGGGTGGACCCACCAGGAGAAAACCCATGAGCGACGTACAGCAACGCATCGACCAGCTGGTCAAGACCAACGACATCCTGCTGTTCATGAAGGGCAGCGCCAGCTTCCCCATGTGCGGCTTTTCCGGCCGTGCCATCCAAATCCTGAAGGCCTGCGGCGTGGACCCCAAGTCCGTCGCCACGGTGAACGTGCTGGACGACGCCGAGATCCGCCAGGGCATCAAGGAATACAGCAACTGGCCCACCATCCCGCAGCTGTACGTGAAGGGCGAGTTCATCGGCGGCTCGGACATCATGATGGAGATGTACGAATCGGGCGAACTCAAGCAGGTGCTGGGCACGCCCCAGTAAACCGGCGCCTGAACGCCGCATTGACGAGGCCGCCGCGAGGCGGCCTTTTCTTTTGCGCGCGCCACACCCGCTGCCCGGGGCGTCCAACGCGCATCCGCCGGAAGCCCTGCGAACGCGGCCTGCGCCGACCGGTTGACCGGGTTTTTTCGCCATTGAGGGCCGGCATGTTGTGTGCTTGAATGAATCCGTGTCTTCTTAACTGAGGGAGCGCGCATGACGACCACGCACAGCCTTGTTCCACAGACGCCGGCCCTGCGCCTGCCTGTGGCCCAGATCCGCAACGTGTTCCATCCCGCCGATGTGGAGCGCAAGCTCTCGCGCCTGCAGGACACGGGCAGCCAGCGCGAACACGAGGGCCTGCGCACCGTGTACGAACGCATGCTGGAGCGCGGCCCCGAGCGCTTCCAGGTCAAGCCCTCCGGCGTGCCCGACATGGCCGGCCTGTACGAGCAGCTGCCCAACTTCACCGAGGTGCTGGACGACGTGCGCCGCCACGTCGCGCTGGCCCAGGACAGCCGCGACGGCCTGGAGGTCACGCCCATGCTGCTGCTGGGCGCGCCGGGCATCGGCAAGACCCATTTCGCCCGCCACCTGGCCGAGCTGCTGGGCACCGGCATGAACCTGGTGCCCATGAGTTCCATGACGGCCGGCTGGCTGCTGTCGGGCTCGTCCTCGCAATGGAAGGGCGCGCGGCCGGGCAAGGTGTTCGAGGCGCTGGTCGAAGGCGAGTACGCCAACCCGGTCATCGTGGTGGACGAGATCGACAAGGCCGCCGGCGACGCGCAGTACGACCCGCTGGGCGCGCTCTACAGCCTGCTGGAGCACGACACGGCGCAGGCCTTCACCGACGAGTTCGCCGAGGTCGCCATCGACGCCAGCCAGGTGATCTGGATCACCACCGCCAACGACGAGCGCGGCATTCCGGCGCCCATCATGAACCGCATGAACGTGTTCCAGGTGCCCTCGCCCACGCCCGAGCAGGCGCGCGCCATCGCACGCAACCTGTACCGCGGCATCCGCGCCGACCACGACTGGGGCCGCCTGCTGGAGCCCGAGCCCGAGCCGGACGTG from Paracidovorax wautersii includes:
- a CDS encoding NAD(P)H-quinone oxidoreductase, with translation MQAIAFDDFGGPDVLQLRDTAIPELRPHDLLVRNAAIGVNRADLLHRQGAYGRASFGDADTMGLEVAGTVEAVGAQVQGFAVGDRVMGIVGGGAYAELSRIDYRMAMPVPDGLGLVEAGAIPEVFVTAHEALFHLARLQAGESVLVHAAGGGVGSAAVQLARAAGARVFATASGSKHDAVRDLGADVVVDHRSEDFQAVVHEATGGRGVDVVIDFIGAPYLERNVRSLAEGGRMVCVGLLGGKQGTLPMDAVLYRHLQIFGTVMKSRPPEVKQGMVQRFAARWLPALAAGSLRPVIDRTYPLADAAEAHRRMESGANVGKILLLPAARE
- the hemA gene encoding glutamyl-tRNA reductase encodes the protein MAVWALGINHTTAPLDLRGRFAFALDQIAPTLQGLRQSLGGAIRHPSVETAIISTCNRTEIYCAGHETALDHTLDWLAHSGGVSPSMLRSHSYALEDGMAARHAFRVASGLDSMVLGEAQILGQMKDAVRAAESAGALGTTLNQLFQRSFAVAKEVRSSTEIGAHSISMAAAGVRLAGQLFEDLSDIKVLFVGAGEMIELCATHFAAKNPKAIAIANRTLERGEKLATRFGGEVMRLSDLPDRLHEFDAVVSCTASSLPIIGLGAVERALKKRRHRPIFMVDLAVPRDIEPEVKDLGDVYLYTVDDLAGVVQTAQANRQAAVAQAEAIIDAGVQSFMHWMDLRSPVGSSVGGVVPLIQQLNAQTDEWRALEIARAKKLLAKGEDVDAVLEALSRGLAQKMLHGTLAELRAGDAEARAQTAQTVSRLFLRSQAKNGL
- the prfA gene encoding peptide chain release factor 1 gives rise to the protein MKPFLRNQLERYAQRLEELDFLLSREDIMSDMAQYRTISKEHAEVTQIAGRYARYRQREDDLAGAREMLADPDMAEMAQEEIAAAEAELPRLEDELQRLLLPKDPDDARNAFLEIRAGAGGDESALFAADLARMYTRYAASVGWKVEILSANENEIGGYKEVVLRVEADGAYGALRFESGGHRVQRVPATETQGRIHTSACTVAVMPEPDEHQAITLNPADLRIDTFRASGAGGQHINKTDSAVRVVHLPTGIVAECQDGRSQHSNKAKALQVLQARIQEKERSERAAKEAALRKGLIGSGDRSDRIRTYNFPQGRLTDHRINLTLYKLLAVMEGDLGEVLQALAHAREAELLEELEQV
- the prmC gene encoding peptide chain release factor N(5)-glutamine methyltransferase — its product is MPVTTPSPAYTLAQALAGAIGQGLPRIDAQMLLLHVLGRPGGDRAWLLTHDTDALAPEAHARFTALCQRRAAGEPVAYLTGTKEFYGLPLAVDARVLDPRPDTETLVDWALEAIAPLPTPRVLDLGTGSGAIALAVQHQRPTAQVTAVDASADALQVARANGTRLGLPVRWRHGHWLQGLEDGQVFDAIVSNPPYIASGDAHLADLTHEPLQALASGPDGLDDLRTIVAQAPAHLAPGGWLLLEHGWDQAEAVQALLQAAGFTQVHSRADLAGHARCTGARWTVHAPGNGLAAARDTPTVE
- the grxD gene encoding Grx4 family monothiol glutaredoxin — translated: MSDVQQRIDQLVKTNDILLFMKGSASFPMCGFSGRAIQILKACGVDPKSVATVNVLDDAEIRQGIKEYSNWPTIPQLYVKGEFIGGSDIMMEMYESGELKQVLGTPQ
- a CDS encoding AAA family ATPase, translated to MTTTHSLVPQTPALRLPVAQIRNVFHPADVERKLSRLQDTGSQREHEGLRTVYERMLERGPERFQVKPSGVPDMAGLYEQLPNFTEVLDDVRRHVALAQDSRDGLEVTPMLLLGAPGIGKTHFARHLAELLGTGMNLVPMSSMTAGWLLSGSSSQWKGARPGKVFEALVEGEYANPVIVVDEIDKAAGDAQYDPLGALYSLLEHDTAQAFTDEFAEVAIDASQVIWITTANDERGIPAPIMNRMNVFQVPSPTPEQARAIARNLYRGIRADHDWGRLLEPEPEPDVLDVLAQMPPREMRRALMTGFGNARLHQRSVVEVADLPAGATRKGRIGFVQ